The following coding sequences lie in one Meles meles chromosome X, mMelMel3.1 paternal haplotype, whole genome shotgun sequence genomic window:
- the LOC123935520 gene encoding gap junction alpha-1 protein-like, which yields MSDWSALGQLLDKVQAHSTPGGKVWLSVLFIFRILLLGTAVESAWDDEQFAFRCNTRQPGCENVCYDKSFPISHVRFWVLQIIFVSLPSLLYLAHVFHMVRQEEKLQKRGEELRVTQNDGANMDVHLQEIEIEVKKSKCSIEEHCKVKMRRGLLRTYTISVFFKSVFEVAFLLIQWYIYGFSLNAVYTCKRDPCPHQVDCFLSRPTEKSIFILFMLVVSLVSLALNIMELFCVFFRGFKGYVKDPESESYPDTSGLPSPSTDSSSVAPLSSMSLPIDTAASGNRSTSSCRSYNKQRNEQTHAKQKA from the coding sequence ATGAGTGACTGGAGTGCCTTAGGCCAACTCCTTGACAAGGTTCAAGCTCACTCCACCCCTGGAGGGAAGGTGTGGCTGTCAGTCCTTTTCATTTTCCGAATCCTGCTACTTGGGACAGCCGTTGAGTCAGCCTGGGACGATGAGCAGTTTGCCTTTCGTTGTAATACTCGGCAGCCTGGTTGTGAAAACGTCTGCTATGATAAGTCCTTCCCGATCTCTCATGTGCGCTTCTGGGTCCTGCAGATCATATTTgtgtccctcccctcactcttgTACCTAGCGCACGTATTCCACATGGTACGCCAGGAAGAGAAGTTGCAAAAGAGAGGGGAGGAACTCAGAGTCACTCAGAACGATGGTGCCAACATGGACGTGCACTTGCAGGAAATCGAAATCGAAGTCAAGAAGTCCAAGTGTAGCATTGAAGAACACTGTAAGGTGAAAATGAGAAGGGGCCTGCTGCGAACCTATACCATTAGTGTCTTCTTCAAGTCTGTTTTTGAGGTGGCCTTCCTGCTGATCCAGTGGTACATCTATGGATTCAGCCTGAATGCGGTTTACACTTGCAAACGAGACCCCTGCCCGCATCAGGTGGACTGCTTCCTCTCTCGCCCCACAGAGAAAAGCATCTTCATTCTCTTCATGCTGGTGGTGTCCTTGGTGTCTCTTGCTCTGAATATCATGGAGTTGTTCTGTGTCTTCTTTAGGGGCTTTAAGGGCTATGTGAAGGATCCGGAGAGTGAGTCTTACCCTGATACATCTGGTCTGCCAAGCCCCTCCACTGACTCTTCATCGGTtgctcccctctcctccatgTCCCTTCCCATCGACACGGCAGCCTCTGGAAACAGGAGCACTTCTTCCTGCCGCAGTtacaataaacaaagaaatgagcAAACCCATGCTAAACAGAAAGCATAG